The following is a genomic window from Mus pahari chromosome 1, PAHARI_EIJ_v1.1, whole genome shotgun sequence.
TGCTTCTATCACAGAAACttgtataaaactttaaaaaacacttCCTgtttaaaagatacatttttttctagaaatttgagaaagtagaaaaaaaagttCTCAAATTATGTTTACTACCACCTAAACCATTTCCCCATAGTAAGCGCTTGCTCAGAAGCAAGCTCTGCCTCCAGCCATGTTGTCATGTTGGTGGACACAGTTATGAGAAAAGCCTGATGACTCTTACTTTGAGTTCACTGATGGAAGAAAGCAAGCCGGCACCAAAGACTCTCAGCTGTCCATCTTGTTTGCACAGCCCAAACTCCACAGTGAAGAAGTAGCACTGCAAAACGAAGTCAGCATCATGTTCACACCCTGAGCATCTCCGTCTAAAGCAAATCCCAGTTCTTAGTCCCTGGCCCAAAGTACACCCAGAATCAAGCCCAACACTTCCAGCCTAGACCCCGAGTCCTTTACAGTCTGACCCTGTTGTACATCAGGACATTGTAAACTTGATGTAAAGTTTACATCAAGATTCTCATATACAGTTAAAAATTAGTACAGAGTCCAAcaatctctctctatatatatgtaaTCCTAGCTGTGTTGATCATATTAAAGTTAAAACAAAGACACAATTTAGGTGCTTAAAAATCAACTTTGAGTATAGTAAAACCATAGCATGTAACGTAAGTAACACTTAATGAAAGGACATTTAACAAAACTGTATCAGAAGAGTGGCATTGTTTTATAATTGCTATTCatctttttaatttgttctttttattgttcttatttgtgtgtgtgtgtatgtgtgtgtgtatgtgtgtgtttgtgtgtNNNNNNNNNNNNNNNNNNNNNNNNNNNNNNNNNNNNNNNNNNNNNNNNNNNNNNNNNNNNNNNNNNNNNNNNNNNNNNNNNNNNNNNNNNNNNNNNNNNNNNNNNNNNNNNNNNNNNNNNNNNNNNNNNNNNNNNNNNNNNNNNNNNNNNNNNNNNNNNNNNNNNNNNNNNNNNNNNNNNNNNNNNNNNNNNNNNNNNNNNNNNNNNNNNNNNNNNNNNNNNNNNNNNNNNNNNNNNNNNNNNNNNNNNNNNNNNNNNNNNNNNNNNNNNNNNNNNNNNNNNNNNNNNNNNNNNNNNNNNNNNNNNNNNNNNNNNNNNNNNNNNNNNNNNNNNNNNNNNNNNNNNNNNNNNNNNNNNNNNNNNNNNNNNNNNNNNNNNNNNNNNNNNNNNNNNNNNNNNNNNNNNNNNNNNNNNNNNNNNNNNNNNNNNNNNNNNNNNNNNNNNNNNNNNNNNNNNNNNNNNNNNNNNNNNNNNNNNNNNNNNNNNNNNNNNNNNNNNNNNNNNNNNNNNNNNNNNNNNNNNNNNNNNNNNNNNNNNNNNNNNNNNNNNNNNNNNNNNNNNNNNNNNNNNNNNNNNNNNNNNNNNNNNNNNNNNNNNNNNNNNNNNNNNNNNNNNNNNNNNNNNNNNNNNNNNNNNNNNNNNNNNNNNNNNNNNNNNNNNNNNNNNNNNNNNNNNNNNNNNNNNNNNNNNNNNNNNNNNNNNNNNNNNNNNNNNNNNNNNNNNNNNNNNNNNNNNNNNNNNNNNNNNNNNNNNNNNNNNNNNNNNNNNNNNNNNNNNNNNNNNNNNNNNNNNNNNNNNNNNNNNNNNNNNNNNNNNNNNNNNNNNNNNNNNNNNNNNNNNNNNNNtgtgtgtgtgtgtgtgtgtgtgtgtgtgtgtgtgtgtgtctaaaaacTACTATATCAAAGCAATTTTGTGATTCTCTGTCTTGTTTTAAAGCTGAGTTTCTTATTTGAGAAACCTTAAATTTGTATATCTtcttttaacattatttaaattcAGACACATTTAAAGCAAAAGCAACTTTTCTAATGGTTGCCTTGTCTAAAGGCCGGACTTCAAAATGCCCAAACGCTCCTAACCACACCCAGTGGAGAACACTGGACTAGACAGCTATTTCCAGATGTATATACCGTTGCCAGTTTTTGAACAGTCTCCTCTGAAGCTCCAAGGGAAGCCAGGCCAATTTCTTGGGAGAATTGAGCAAAACTGGGTTCAGCCAAGAGAGGAACGTGGCCTAAGAGTTCATGGCAGGTGTCTCTGCAACAGAGACACGGTGTATCACACTGTGAcaattgacacacacacacataaacaactGTTGCAACAGAGACACAGTGTATCAAACACTGCGTCGTtggcacacatgcataaacaatTGTCCAACCCAAGCCAAAGTCAGCCTTGTTTTCACTCTGGCTGATCAGGAGTAATAGATCACAAAGGACGTTAACTGAATAAGGAAATGCCTTTGCTTCCAAATCTTGTCCCCGCAACACATCCACTGCTACCCCATGTCTCCCACCCAAATCAAGTCTCTACTCCCATGTTTTCTCAGGAAGGCCCTCTCTCATCACACCTCCCAAAACAACCCCCAGATGCCTGCCTGTATCCTTTCCTAGTTTTATTTCCCTCCCATGGCACATGCCATCATCTGACACGCTACATACTACATTTACTTGTTCACCATCTGTACATGCCCCCAAAATACACACTTTATGAAGACAATacttcttatttgatttttacaTCCCTGTGCACAGAACTGCATCTGACATCTAATAAGTCACCaaattaataataacataataataataatagcaacaattACAATAGTAactgattttgtattttatagaatACACTTTCACGCCAGTCTCTATTCTAAAGGCTTGACATGCTGCTTTACTGACTACTTAGAAGATGACTTGTGAAGTGGGTACCATTACTATAAATAACCATTTGATGAATGAATGGCATCAATACTTACGGCTCTGGGGTGTAGAGGGGATCTGAACTGTGTCTCACATACTGAGTGCAGTGAAAGACTCGAAAGGCTAACCCCGACAGGAAATCTCTCGGtgagaggtaaccagccacagGACGGATGGAAAACCCAGTACGTTCTGCaaagcaaagaagacagaaaacgtTCCTCTAAAAACAGACTGCTGACACCGGCACAGTGGCACCAGGCAGCCCATTCAAGGGATGTGGAGATGAAAACGTAGCCTTTGCGTGCCACAGGAAGCTCAGCGTCACGAAGCACATTCCAGGGTCAGAACGTTTTACATGCCACATCTCTCATCATGCTTACAAAAGGATTCTTCTCATTACTGTAACGGGTATGAAACACTGGATAATGTTCTCAAGAACCACAGGAGGTGATAACAGTGGAACAAAAATTCAGGAGGACTCAGATTACACTTGGCACCCTCCTTCAAACACGGAGAGCATTTTAACTCTTATAGAACTCGAGGCGGATGACTCCTGGGCATAGTCCCCACAGGCACTAAGTTGTCACACCACATAGATACTGTGCATCCATGCTTATTGCTACACTAGTCACCGTGGCCAGGAGATGAGTCAGCCTAGACAGCCATCAGCAGAGAATGGGTAGAGACAAGCAGTACatatacacagtgagactgcatcccaccataaagaaaaatgacatcGTAACATTTGCAGGAAcgtggatggaactggagatcattgtagcaagagaagaaagccaggctcagaaagacaaataccgaATGCTTTCTCTTACATACAGAACCCAGATTCAAatccctgtgtgtgtggtgggcagGGCAGAAGGGAtcttggggaaggaggaaggggcgGGGAGGGAGTGAAATGGAATgcatgtgacatgaaagcagaagagggactgttggggagaagaagggggaggtggACGGAGATGGCTTTGGACATGTAACACATAAGCATGAAACACAATAATGGGACCTTTTACTTTGCATGGTACTTTAATTCTTTGGTATGGtaacttaaattaatttttaaagtattttatggcAACCATTTAATCCGTGCTATTTTTAAGCATTATTAgcttctatactttttttttttttaacttttacctAACCTAGATGGTTCCTCTTCCACCTAAATACCAAGACTGCCTTTTCTGTACTGGGTGGGGGCGGCCAGGTTTCAGTAGCTCAAGAGTTCACAGTGTACTCTGTCTTGTACCTCACAGTAAACTGTCACAACTCGGACGGTCCAGCTCCATGCAGTTGCCGTGTAAGTCTGCCCCCCTCGCTGATGGGCGGAACACTATCCAGCAGAGTCTTCCACATTTCTCGATGGAATGGAATAAGAGCCATCTGTCACAACTGAGCATTTAACACGTGGCTAGTGTGGCCAAGGCCCTAATACTTTGATCAATGCAGGTTAATTGTTTACAATGTAAGAAGCCACATGCATACAATAGCCACCATGTCTGACAGGGCTGATATCTTCACCTGACACTTCATGTGAACGGTACTCTTGGTGTTGGTTTCTCTCATTGAGAATTGTTGACTTCTCTCTCTGACACTCGTCTTTGAAACAGCAGAATGGCTCTGTAGCCAGCTCATCTCCAGATCCTAAGGGAACAGCTTTCAGTTTTATATCCACAGCAAAATGTTTCCTGTGATCGTGACTGAACAACACCTGACATCGTCAGTGTGTTGCGTGAGTCCCATGGGGCCACCTGCACTGGTGATCTCCCGTGTTTTAAAAGCTCAGTTTCTAATAGGAAACACGTACATGATTTCTACCTTCATGAAACGATACAATGTTTTCCCGTTTAGTCCCTTTAGGTTTTTATGTACAGTTTCTTAAATAAGAAGTAAGGGGTTGAAAATGGGAAGATGtggcggggcgtggtggcgcacgcctttaatcccagcacttggggggcagaagcaggcaaatttctgagttcgaggccagcctggtctacagagtgagttccaggacagccagggctacacagaaaaaccctgtctcgaaaaacagagagagagagagagagagagagagagagagagagagagagagagagagagagatcaacatCAACAGGCCCCCTGATACAGCTCCGTGGGTGtattaccttttaaaaagttgGAGACATCCTCCAGTTGCGGGATGTTGTCTTCCCGATAGCCACAGTATTTTGAGAGCAAAGGAAGGTTTCTGAGGTACTCCCTGCAGGCGTGGGTCGGGTAGAGTTTGTTTAGCTCTCGGAAGATGGTCCCCCAGGTCTTAATCTCTTCTTCGGTGAATTCAATCTTGGGAATAGGGTCCCCACTGAGGAGATTGAGACACGGAATTCTGCACTGTAGTTAGGTAGTTACGGTTATATGACTTTCTATCTGCCAAATAAACATAGCTTATTCcacttattttgttctttttgttatcTCAAAGTTCGATATACTTACTGTTTGTAGTTCATAGCCAACTCTGCAAAATACTTTCGTCTTCTACGGTAGACATTATCTTTGAAGCCCTGAGAATTGAAATTAAtcaaatattaaaactaaaaatacttGAAGATGACACTTTAAGAAACGCTTCCTTGTTTTGACCAGAGATATTAAAGAGCTACATAATCGTTAGCATAAGCAAGGATTACTTAGAGAAATGTGACCACTTTTATTTTGAAGCCAAAAGTCACTTGAGAGCTCTATCATCTAGTGGCTACAAAGTAAAATGATGCTTTGTATGCAAAGCTCCAACAATGACAAAGTGGGACCATCCTTCAGTTATGTTACCTAGGGTAGAAATTAGTAATAAAACAGTAAGACTGGGTATAACCAGGAAATAGAAAGTCTGCCTACAACACTTGAggccaggctagagagatggctcagtggttaagagcactgactgctcttccagaggtcctgagttcaattcccagcaaccacgtggtggctcacaaccatctgtaatggagtctgatgccctcttctggtgtgtgctgtgaagacagcaacagtgtactcatatatatacattaatgaataatctttaataatcatttttaaaaagaaagaaagaacacttgaGACCCAGCAAGAAGCAGTCAATAGTAAATAGAATGGGATACAAATAATACTAAAATGgaaattgatatttaaaatagtGCCTTCACTGAACTAAGCTTCCCAGTGCTGATCCCCAAGCTGGGTCTGTTGTGTGGAGAGAGCTGGGCAGAGGATGGAAGTGCACAGGAAGGAAAACAGGTTCAGGACACAAAACGCGTGCTTCTGGTGTTTGCATGGTGCTTGGATTGTGCTGAAGGCTAGTCCAGGACCTGCAGGCTGAGGTCTGCTAAGGAGCTAGGGTTTGGACCTCAGGGCTATGTTGATCTCCTTTAGACTAACCACTAACTATACTGAGACACAGCCCATAGGCCATGAAATAGCCATTCAGAGGACTTAACAACCACGatcatatttctgtttgttttcaattttgagACATCTTGCCGAGTTGCCCGGGCTAGCCTTTGAAACTTGTACCCCTCCCAGCTCAGACTTGGCAAACGGATGAATAAATAGGCCTGACACTGTGCCCAGTGAAAATCTCAGACCAAATCGGTGTGTTCAGGGTAGTACTGTACTGTCTGATTTCAGAAAAAATTGGGTCATCTCAAAAAGAAACGTCATACTATcccttcctcacccccaccccctcccacaaccccAACCCCTGCCAACCAGTGATCTAGTCTCTGTCTCAGTGACTTTTCCTCTTCCAGATACTtcacataaatgaaattatacaaCATGAGGCCTTTTGAGGCTGACTCTGTGTGAGGTTCGCCCATGTTGCGGCACGACATCTCATGCCCGTTTcactttgttttgtgagacatggtcttactacATAtcccagactgacttcaaactagtggtaatcctcctgcctcagacttgcCAAATTCCGGGATGATGTTCATGAGCCTGCACTTCCATCTGCTGTGCCTTTTTATGTCTGGTCTGCCTACCATTCTTTAATCTTCTCCTCAGTTGACGGGCACACACTACCCTGTGTCTGCTTTCTTACTACCATGAATAACAGTGCTATGTGGGAAACCATTGGTAATGTCtataagaggagagagagtggtCATTAGGCCGTTGTAACAGCTTAGAGAGTGTGGAGGTGGCAAGGCTGGAGGCATGGGGAGCAGCTGAGAGATATGGCAAtctgaataaagaaaaagcagacaTTAAAGTGGGAAGGAGGTGGGCATCGGTGCCAGTGGATGTCTGTAAAGCTGGCATTTCACCTTTCTATTAACAACCCCCAGTTTCCTTGCCTCCGAACCTTTGCCCACACTGGACTGTCCTTTCTATCTGTCTCTCACTTACCGAAACCTTTTGGGATAGTCTTGAAATGTCACCTTTCTCTGAAGGCTTCATTCAGAGGCGTTTGCTCTCTTGGGTGTGTGTCCCACTTGCTAATGTCATCTGGCACACTTTGTCCATCTTATCTTGCCATATGCTAATCCATGCTCATTCTCAACTAAGCTGTGAGCTCCTTTGGGGTGATCACCCCATTTTGTTGCAAGAATTACTTGGTAAGATTGACCGGTGAACAGATGGGTCCACTGGAGGCTATCTAAAGTGACATACGGCCCCATTCATGTACCTTAGAAAGCAGGAGGTCCTAAAGCGAAGGTTGGCTCTGCTCTGCAAGCCTCCATAATTGcattctgctctctccttccctcccaggaACCCAAACGTGAGCGTAGTGCTCTGGATTCCAGCTCTTGAGCTCATGACTCTCCTGTAAAATTCTCCGAGGAAACAACTCCCCTGATCATCAACTGCCTGATCAACCCATCAAGCTGGGCAGCGTGGTGGTCGGGGTTTTCCTGACCCAACTTTACTGTCATTTCAAAGACTCAAGCTCATTTTAGCAGAGACCGACTACAGACGCACTCAGCTGCACTGTCCTGGGGCTATCTTAATAAGGGGAGTGCCAAGAACAGGGTAGAGCTCCACGCAGGTGAAGCTGGCTACCTTCCTGTCTGCTGACTCCATCCTACCCATGGGTAGGGCTGGTGCTAAACACTGAAATCCCGATGCTGTTTAGAAAAGTATTTTCTCACCGTCAATTTGCCCTTGCTATTTGGGGGAGGAACGAGACAGGGCAATCACAGCGAGTACAGTCAAAACATCTtacatatgtattaaaatatcacaatgaaaCTCAGCACTTTGTATAATTAGTATAAGCTATTAACATATCTGAAAAATAGTTGCCCCTAGATGATGGAGGAATGACTCCACACCAAggggcactggctgttcttgatgatctagggttcagttcccaatacctacgtggtgtctcacaaccatccatccataactccagttccagaggatccaatgccctcttctggcttccagggacTCTTgaggcatatatacatacacgcagGGGGGGAACACCCATACACCTAACGTTAAAGTTAATAAATCCGTTTTAAaagctctaatttttttttaaatttttttttaaagatttatttatttattatatttaagtacactgtagctgacttcagacactccagaagagggcgtcagatcttgttacggatggttgtgagccaccatgtggttgctgggatttgaactctgaaccttcggaagagcagtcgggtgctcttacccactgagccatctcaccagcccaaaagctCTAATTTTTAATCTTCAGTTTAACTTAAATTATTTGTACTGCGTgactttttaaacatatttacagGGTGGTCGGCGTCGAGTTCGGATCCATACAACAGCACTCTGTTGGCGCAGAAGTCCAGGTCAGAAATCTTCTTTGGAAACCAAGGGACAGTCTCCacaactgtaaaataaaatcccaaagcCACTGAGGGTTGAGTAGACTGTCTTAACCAGAGCGAAATTCAGAAGCAAGAGCGGTTTGATGAGATGAGACTTGTGTATAGCTGGAAATCAAACACTGCTTAAATGCCCACTCTATTCCTGGaagtcatattttaattaaaatcattggctttaatttatttttaaccttcaggttgatttcccaagtgctgaaggATACTATAGTGAAGTAACAAACCaagcatttaaatgttttatgactCATGCCTAGTTATTCTGTGAAGGCAGACCAGGCTAATGCAACTCTAGACACCAGCGTGCAAGTCTGGGAGGGGATTTTAATATCTGTGTTTGTTTGAGGCATAGACTCATATCTCAATATCtagtttttagattttctttaaaatgtttattgttttagTTCAGTaaatgtgtgttcgtgtgtgtgtgtgtgtgtgtgtgtgtgtgtgtgtgtgatcacatgAGTTGGTGTGTATTAAACATCAACCCTAGCACTCTGGGAAACTCTGCACCATGCAGTTGAGGGAAGCAGACTTCTGAGGCCAAGGCATTTGCCCCAGGTAACCATTACCAGCAGAAGAGAGAGACGAGAGATTCCGCCCCTCCTGCCCCGCTCTTTTAAGCGGAGCACTGAGTCTCAGGGAAGCTGCTCCCTGCCAGCTGGAAGAGGAGGTGAATCCACAGTTTAAGAAAGACATGAAGGCATGGCAGATGAATGGCAGTCCTGGCCACACCCCAAATATTGTGATGTATTTGAAGAGACTCCATGGAGTATAAAGTTACTAAATGAATCCATTTGTCTTTTGTCTTAACCAAATTACAacgtgggtttttgtttttgtttttgtttttctataatggAGACCTCAGCCTCAGTCTTTTTGATCTGAATATCTGAACCTTGGAAGGTTCACCAGAGCCATTGTCTTTGGTAGGAATGTGGTATATAATAGGTTTCAGATCACCAATGTCAAACACTACCAACATTCCCCCCAAATTCAAATATCTGTCTAATATCTGTTAGACACCAAGCCCGGGGAGATCTATGAAGAGTTCAGGAGGGGGCTGGGAGATGAGGAGAGCAGGGTTTCAGAATCAAGAAGTCCTTTAGGAGCTAAGAGAGATTATTGGCCTTTGACCTTTGACCCTTCCCTTTTATCCTTTCCATCAAACGCTGCCTCAGAGTTTTTCCTCAGAATTCTGATCAGCTCCACTCTGTCTTTCCTTCACTGTCCCGCACTGAGGACTTTGAAAAGGCAGGGGTTTCTTTTTATCCCCTTGTCCTCAAAATGAATAGGAAGCTGGACACCCATCGGGTGCTTACGCTGTGAGGTAAGGGCTTTGCCGTCTCAAACGTACCGTCTTCCTTCACAGTGAGCTGATCGGGCGAGTCCACTGAGAGGACAGTGGTGTGGGACTTCAGCAGGGGAAAGATGTCATTCAGCTGTTCTCGGCTGATGTCGCAGTCAACAAATATCTCAAATTCTGAATTTCTTTGCTTTGATTTCCGGGACTCGATGTGTAACAGGTTCACATGATTCTCCTGTGGAAAGCAGAGGGTAAAGACTGCATGGACCCGCCTCGGATCCTAATCATCTTTGAGAAAAATACTTTCattagcagttaaaaaaaaaaattcaacacttGTCAGAACTAGctcaaaaggaggaagaaggtggtCTTAGTGCTGCAATTGGCAAAACAAACCCCTCCCAGAATATGTAAGATTAAATCAAAATACGAAAACTCATCATACCCTTCAGAAAACAGTAAAGCGACAGTGACACTGTTAGTCGGGGCTGGTTATGGTCGGGGCTGGTTACAGCCCAGATCTAAGCATCAAATGTTAGGCTGGGCACGGTGTTTacaatcacagcactcaggaggctgtggCGTTCCAAGCCGGTCTGAACTGCAGAACAAGGCCCTGTCTATgcaaaatagacttttaaaaatagaaaaaggagagacagagcagaaggctgatgttttctttataaatttacgGAACGTGTCGAGTTTGTAAATCACATACCAAAACTTttacaatgaagaaaatggaTGGCGTTGGAAGAAGCAGTACAGGTGCGTACTTCGAAAGGTCCAAAGGGaatcaatacaataaaaaaataataagacaagCCAGGCTTGCTGGTATAGACCTCCAATCCTAgctacttgggaggtggaggcaggaggatcacgagtttgaTGGCAGCCTGGAAAACTTAGTGAGACTTTCTCTCAAAACAATTAGTAAACGGAGAACTGAGGATCCACACGACAGAGCCCTTGCCCAGCACGCTCAAAGCCTGGGTTTGCATCTTTGCATGGcaataacaacagtaataataatataatattatatagtattaaatttggggaggaaggggtaaAGGAACAAAGAGAGATGGGGCCAATATTGCTCATATTAGAGAACAAATGAATTCTCAGAGCAAGGGAAGGAACGAATGCAATATTGATGTTTTATAACCCCTCACCAAGGAGGTCAGGGAGAGAAACAGGTTGAAAGAGGTCGGCTGAGGCCATGTGGCAGGAGCCCTAGTCTCCTTCGAGGACAGTGTCcacatttaaatgtttattctttgaatGACTAAATAACCTGTCATGGGGAGACAAACCCGCTTGATAACGATAGTCAACATTTTTTGACTTTACTTTGTACAACCTCAAGCGCTTCGAGCAGTTTAACTATCAATTCCTAATGGCACAAGGGAGGCAGAGTTCTCTCATATTGTATTGAGACATGCAGAGAGACATCAACTCCCAGTGACCACCTAGCTAATAAAGGATTTGTGTGCACACAAACCTGGATCCTGCCCAGCCATGTGGTGTTCAAGCACCATGACTTAGCCTGTGCACAGTCTGCTAGAAATAAATTATTGTGTCTCTGGGTCCTTAAACTGGGTTAGAGCCTCCAGTTCAGCGGTGTCAGGACCTAGTGTCTCTCTTTACACCTGTGTGACCGTGCACTCTCTACCTTCTTGCTTAAATTCTGCCTCACTGTCCAGATCACA
Proteins encoded in this region:
- the Tph1 gene encoding tryptophan 5-hydroxylase 1; protein product: MIEDNKENKENKDHSSERGRVTLIFSLKNEVGGLIKVLKIFQENHVNLLHIESRKSKQRNSEFEIFVDCDISREQLNDIFPLLKSHTTVLSVDSPDQLTVKEDVVETVPWFPKKISDLDFCANRVLLYGSELDADHPGFKDNVYRRRRKYFAELAMNYKHGDPIPKIEFTEEEIKTWGTIFRELNKLYPTHACREYLRNLPLLSKYCGYREDNIPQLEDVSNFLKERTGFSIRPVAGYLSPRDFLSGLAFRVFHCTQYVRHSSDPLYTPEPDTCHELLGHVPLLAEPSFAQFSQEIGLASLGASEETVQKLATCYFFTVEFGLCKQDGQLRVFGAGLLSSISELKHALSGHAKVKPFDPKIACKQECLITSFQDVYFVSESFEDAKEKMREFAKTVKRPFGVKYNPYTQSIQVLRDTKSITGAMNELRYDLDVVSDALVRVTRWPSV